One stretch of Paenibacillus sp. AN1007 DNA includes these proteins:
- a CDS encoding dihydroorotase: MVQVIKNANVLSQQGELERKTILIEEGKIKTIAGPEDEIVRNAEKSAQSITDASGKLVIPGLIDMHVHLREPGFEHKETIETGARSAAQGGFTTIACMPNTRPVTDTAEVVELVLNKAKEADLVKVLPYAAITKNELGRELTDFAALKAAGAIGFTDDGVGVQNAQMMKDAMSLAASMDMPVIAHCEDDSLVVGGYVTEGEFSKRHGIKGIPNESEAIHVGRDILLAEATGVHYHVCHVSTEQSVRLIRLAKSIGIKVTAEVCPHHLVLSDEDIPGMDANWKMNPPLRSPRDVQACIEGLLDGTLDMIVTDHAPHSEEEKAKGMELAPFGIVGFETAFPLLYTKFVETGLWTLDFLVKRMTADPARVFRLNTGRLEAGAPADLTMIDLNEEKAVDPARFATKGRNTPFTGWKLKGWPVQTWVDGKSVWNNTLQQ, encoded by the coding sequence ATGGTACAGGTGATAAAGAACGCAAACGTCTTGAGTCAACAAGGGGAACTTGAACGGAAAACCATTCTTATAGAAGAAGGTAAAATTAAAACGATCGCTGGCCCGGAAGATGAAATTGTACGGAACGCCGAGAAGTCAGCGCAAAGTATAACGGATGCATCAGGCAAACTGGTCATTCCTGGATTAATCGACATGCACGTACATTTGCGCGAGCCTGGATTCGAACATAAAGAAACGATCGAAACAGGGGCTCGTTCTGCGGCACAAGGTGGTTTTACAACGATTGCCTGCATGCCGAATACAAGACCGGTAACCGACACAGCTGAGGTTGTTGAACTGGTATTGAACAAAGCGAAGGAAGCAGATCTGGTTAAAGTGCTGCCGTATGCAGCGATCACCAAAAACGAACTGGGCCGCGAACTGACCGACTTTGCTGCATTAAAGGCAGCGGGAGCGATCGGTTTCACGGATGACGGTGTAGGTGTACAGAACGCGCAGATGATGAAGGACGCTATGAGCCTTGCAGCCAGCATGGATATGCCGGTGATTGCTCACTGTGAGGATGATTCCCTGGTGGTTGGCGGATATGTCACCGAAGGTGAGTTCTCCAAACGTCATGGCATCAAAGGTATTCCGAACGAATCTGAAGCCATTCACGTAGGTCGGGACATTCTGCTGGCAGAAGCAACGGGAGTACACTACCATGTGTGTCACGTCAGCACAGAACAATCCGTTCGCCTGATACGCCTGGCGAAATCGATCGGTATCAAGGTGACTGCAGAGGTATGTCCGCACCACCTGGTGCTGTCCGATGAAGATATTCCGGGCATGGACGCGAATTGGAAAATGAACCCGCCGCTGCGCTCACCACGTGATGTGCAGGCATGTATTGAAGGATTGCTGGACGGAACGCTCGATATGATCGTAACCGACCATGCCCCGCACAGCGAAGAAGAGAAAGCAAAAGGCATGGAACTGGCGCCATTCGGTATCGTTGGGTTCGAAACAGCCTTCCCGCTGCTGTACACGAAGTTTGTTGAAACAGGGTTGTGGACCTTGGACTTCCTGGTCAAACGCATGACGGCTGATCCAGCCCGTGTATTCCGATTGAATACCGGCAGGCTGGAAGCAGGAGCACCTGCCGATCTGACGATGATTGATCTGAACGAGGAAAAAGCTGTTGACCCGGCGAGGTTCGCAACGAAAGGCAGAAACACACCGTTCACAGGCTGGAAGCTGAAAGGCTGGCCGGTACAAACATGGGTGGATGGCAAAAGCGTGTGGAATAACACGTTACAGCAATAA
- the carA gene encoding glutamine-hydrolyzing carbamoyl-phosphate synthase small subunit — MQGQARLLLEDGTLFTGKAFGAEGETTGEVVFNTGITGYQEVLSDPSYCGQIVTMTYPLIGNYGITRDDFESIRPYVHGFVVRRHEPTPSNWRAEYSVDNLLKEYGIVGISEIDTRMLTRRIRHHGTMKGILTTGSKPVEELLEMMGDTTIEQLRNQVPMTSTEHVYNSPGTAERIVLVDYGAKTGILRELSKRNCDVVVVPHDVTADEIRRLNPDGIQLSNGPGDPKDVPHAVNMISELLGEYPIFGICLGHQLFALAAGADTEKLKFGHRGGNHPVKELESGRCFITSQNHGYTVNEESVKSTDLEVTHINNNDKTIEGLKHKTYPAFSVQYHPEAAPGPYDNSYLFDRFIEMIREHKITNPQKPRQAVLAAAVKGAQ; from the coding sequence ATGCAGGGACAGGCAAGATTATTGTTGGAAGACGGCACGCTGTTCACCGGAAAAGCGTTTGGTGCGGAAGGTGAAACGACAGGAGAGGTCGTTTTTAATACGGGAATTACAGGCTATCAAGAGGTGCTTTCAGACCCTTCGTACTGCGGCCAGATCGTTACGATGACGTATCCGCTGATTGGTAACTACGGAATCACACGGGATGACTTTGAGTCGATCCGTCCATACGTGCACGGTTTCGTGGTAAGACGCCATGAGCCAACGCCGAGCAACTGGCGTGCGGAGTACAGCGTGGATAATCTGCTGAAAGAATACGGCATCGTAGGGATCAGCGAGATTGATACACGGATGCTGACGCGCCGGATTCGTCACCATGGCACAATGAAGGGAATTCTCACAACAGGATCGAAACCTGTCGAAGAACTGCTGGAGATGATGGGAGACACTACGATTGAGCAATTGCGCAACCAGGTGCCAATGACGTCTACAGAGCATGTATACAACAGCCCGGGAACAGCAGAACGTATCGTACTGGTCGACTACGGTGCAAAAACAGGAATTTTGCGTGAACTGAGCAAACGTAACTGTGACGTTGTTGTCGTACCTCATGACGTAACGGCTGACGAGATTCGCCGCCTGAACCCGGATGGCATTCAATTGTCCAACGGCCCTGGGGACCCGAAAGACGTACCACATGCGGTGAACATGATCAGTGAACTGCTCGGCGAATACCCGATCTTCGGTATCTGTCTGGGTCATCAATTGTTCGCTCTGGCAGCTGGTGCAGACACGGAAAAACTCAAGTTCGGACACCGCGGTGGTAATCACCCGGTTAAAGAACTGGAGAGCGGACGCTGTTTCATCACATCCCAGAACCACGGTTACACCGTAAATGAAGAATCTGTGAAAAGTACGGATCTTGAAGTTACACATATCAACAATAATGACAAGACCATCGAAGGTCTGAAACATAAAACGTATCCTGCCTTCTCCGTACAGTATCACCCGGAAGCAGCGCCAGGACCTTATGACAACAGCTACCTGTTTGACCGTTTCATTGAGATGATCCGCGAACACAAGATCACTAACCCGCAAAAGCCGCGTCAAGCCGTATTGGCAGCCGCAGTGAAAGGAGCGCAATAA
- the carB gene encoding carbamoyl-phosphate synthase large subunit, with protein MPINKDLKKILVIGSGPIVIGQAAEFDYAGTQACQALKEEGVEVVLINSNPATIMTDTNMADKVYIEPITLDFVTQIIRQERPDGLLPTLGGQTGLNMAVELARAGVLERENVKLLGTQLTSIEKAEDRDLFRDLMRELEQPVPESVIVTTLEESLQFAGEIGYPIIVRPAYTLGGTGGGICANEEELRETVAAGLRYSPIGQCLVEKSIAGMKEVEYEVMRDKNDNCIVVCNMENFDPVGVHTGDSIVVAPSQTLSDREYQMLRSASLKIIRALNIEGGCNVQFALDPHSFQYYVIEVNPRVSRSSALASKATGYPIAKMAAKIAMGYTLDEIVNPVTGQTYACFEPTLDYIVSKIPRWPFDKFTSANRKLGTQMKATGEVMAIGRTFEESIHKAVRSLEIGVHRLYLKGAETLDEETLNERLVKADDERMFLIAEAFRRGYTLQQLQDLTKIDWWFLDKIEGMIQFEDRIREEAELTSETLYQAKRLGFTDRAIAELRAEGQPGGSLTAESEVRARREEENLRPVYKMVDTCAAEFEATTPYYYSTYETENEVIPSDKKKVVVLGSGPIRIGQGIEFDYSTVHAVWALQKAGYEAVIINNNPETVSTDFNTSDRLYFEPLFFEDVMNVIEQEQPVGVIVQFGGQTAINLAAPLRNAGVTILGTDLESIDEAEDRKKFERLLSRLEIAQPKGKTVTSVDDAVETAQSLGYPVLVRPSYVLGGRAMEIVYSDAELLTYMEQAVKINPEHPVLIDRYMLGKEVEVDAICDGETVLVPGIMEHIERAGVHSGDSIAVYPPQHLSADLKEKIVEITIKIAKELKTIGLVNIQFVIHEGQVYVIEVNPRSSRTVPFLSKVTNIPMANLATQAILGVKLKDLGYVDGLWPETDHVSVKVPVFSFAKLRRVEPTLGPEMKSTGEVMGRDPNYAKALFKGLIGAGMKIPATGAIVVTVADKDKDEAVPLLEGFYRLGYKIMATGGTAAALQAANIPVTVVNKLSEGSPNILDMIRSGEANFVFNTLTKGKTPQRDGFRIRREAVENGVVCMTSLDTIRALLIMLQTINFSSEAMPAFV; from the coding sequence ATGCCGATTAACAAAGATCTCAAAAAAATCCTGGTGATTGGTTCCGGTCCAATCGTCATCGGTCAAGCGGCTGAGTTCGACTATGCCGGTACGCAAGCCTGCCAGGCCCTGAAAGAAGAAGGCGTGGAAGTTGTACTCATTAACAGCAACCCTGCGACAATCATGACAGATACAAATATGGCTGATAAAGTTTACATCGAGCCGATTACGCTTGATTTTGTAACGCAAATTATTCGTCAGGAGCGTCCGGACGGCCTGCTGCCAACGTTGGGTGGTCAAACGGGTCTCAACATGGCTGTAGAACTTGCACGGGCGGGCGTGCTTGAGCGTGAAAACGTAAAATTGCTCGGCACACAGCTTACTTCCATCGAAAAAGCGGAAGACCGTGATCTGTTCCGAGATCTGATGCGTGAACTGGAACAGCCGGTACCTGAGAGTGTCATCGTTACAACGCTGGAAGAATCCCTGCAGTTCGCTGGTGAGATCGGTTATCCGATCATCGTTCGTCCTGCCTACACCCTTGGCGGCACAGGCGGCGGTATCTGCGCGAATGAAGAAGAACTGCGTGAAACCGTAGCAGCCGGGCTTCGTTACAGCCCGATCGGTCAATGTCTGGTAGAGAAAAGCATCGCCGGCATGAAAGAAGTCGAGTACGAGGTTATGCGTGACAAGAACGATAACTGTATCGTGGTCTGCAACATGGAGAACTTTGACCCGGTAGGCGTTCATACAGGTGACAGTATCGTTGTGGCGCCAAGCCAAACGCTGTCTGACCGTGAATACCAAATGCTGCGCTCAGCTTCCTTGAAGATCATCCGTGCCCTGAACATCGAAGGTGGATGCAACGTGCAGTTCGCACTTGATCCGCACAGCTTCCAGTATTACGTCATTGAGGTGAACCCTCGGGTAAGCCGTTCATCAGCACTCGCTTCCAAAGCGACAGGTTATCCGATTGCGAAGATGGCTGCCAAAATCGCAATGGGTTACACACTGGATGAGATTGTTAACCCAGTTACAGGCCAAACCTATGCTTGCTTTGAACCTACCCTTGACTATATCGTTAGCAAAATTCCGCGCTGGCCGTTCGACAAGTTTACATCTGCGAACCGTAAGCTGGGTACACAGATGAAAGCAACAGGCGAAGTGATGGCGATCGGACGCACATTTGAAGAATCCATTCATAAAGCGGTTCGTTCCCTGGAGATCGGTGTACACCGTCTCTACCTTAAAGGTGCAGAAACGCTGGATGAAGAGACGCTGAACGAACGTCTCGTGAAAGCGGACGATGAGCGTATGTTCCTGATCGCAGAAGCATTCCGCAGAGGTTATACCCTGCAGCAGCTGCAGGACCTGACCAAGATTGACTGGTGGTTCCTGGACAAAATCGAAGGCATGATTCAGTTTGAGGATCGTATTCGCGAAGAAGCAGAATTGACTTCCGAAACGCTGTATCAGGCGAAACGCCTTGGTTTTACAGATCGTGCTATCGCAGAACTGCGTGCCGAAGGACAGCCTGGAGGTTCCTTGACTGCCGAATCCGAAGTCAGAGCACGCCGTGAAGAGGAGAATCTGCGCCCGGTATACAAAATGGTAGATACCTGTGCGGCGGAATTTGAGGCAACAACGCCTTACTACTACTCGACATATGAAACAGAGAATGAAGTCATCCCTTCCGACAAGAAAAAAGTCGTGGTGCTGGGTTCCGGTCCAATCCGGATCGGTCAAGGAATCGAGTTTGACTATTCCACAGTACACGCAGTATGGGCGCTGCAAAAAGCTGGTTATGAGGCCGTTATTATCAATAACAACCCGGAGACCGTATCGACGGACTTTAACACCTCTGACCGCCTGTACTTCGAACCGCTGTTCTTCGAGGATGTCATGAACGTTATTGAGCAGGAGCAGCCGGTCGGTGTTATCGTGCAGTTTGGTGGTCAAACAGCAATCAACCTGGCAGCACCGCTGCGCAATGCAGGAGTAACCATCCTCGGAACAGACCTGGAAAGCATCGATGAAGCAGAAGACCGCAAAAAGTTCGAGCGTCTGCTCTCCCGTCTGGAGATTGCACAGCCGAAAGGTAAAACGGTCACTTCCGTAGACGATGCTGTGGAAACGGCTCAATCACTTGGATACCCTGTACTGGTACGTCCCTCGTATGTTCTGGGCGGCCGTGCGATGGAAATTGTATACTCCGATGCGGAACTGCTGACTTATATGGAACAGGCAGTAAAAATCAATCCGGAGCATCCGGTTCTGATCGACCGTTATATGCTGGGTAAAGAGGTTGAGGTAGATGCGATCTGTGACGGTGAGACGGTACTGGTGCCGGGCATCATGGAGCATATCGAACGTGCAGGGGTGCACTCCGGTGACTCGATCGCGGTATATCCACCGCAGCATCTGTCTGCAGACCTGAAAGAGAAAATTGTAGAGATTACAATCAAAATTGCCAAGGAACTCAAAACGATCGGACTGGTGAACATCCAGTTTGTTATCCACGAGGGTCAGGTTTACGTCATCGAGGTGAACCCGCGTTCTTCCCGGACGGTTCCTTTCCTGAGCAAAGTAACCAATATTCCGATGGCAAACCTCGCTACACAAGCAATCCTGGGCGTAAAACTGAAAGACCTGGGTTATGTGGATGGACTTTGGCCTGAAACGGATCATGTGTCGGTAAAAGTACCTGTGTTCTCCTTTGCGAAGCTGCGCCGCGTGGAGCCTACCCTTGGACCTGAGATGAAATCCACAGGTGAGGTTATGGGACGTGATCCGAACTATGCGAAAGCCCTGTTTAAAGGTCTAATTGGAGCGGGAATGAAAATTCCGGCTACCGGGGCAATCGTTGTTACTGTAGCAGATAAAGATAAAGACGAGGCTGTACCTTTGCTTGAAGGTTTCTATAGACTGGGCTACAAAATCATGGCAACCGGCGGAACGGCAGCTGCGCTTCAAGCGGCGAACATTCCGGTAACCGTTGTGAACAAATTGAGCGAAGGCTCACCTAATATTCTCGATATGATCCGCAGCGGTGAAGCGAACTTTGTGTTCAACACCCTGACTAAGGGTAAAACGCCGCAGCGTGACGGATTCCGTATCCGCCGTGAAGCGGTTGAGAATGGTGTGGTATGTATGACTTCCCTGGATACGATTCGGGCGCTGCTGATCATGCTGCAGACGATCAATTTCTCCTCGGAGGCTATGCCGGCCTTTGTATAA
- the pyrF gene encoding orotidine-5'-phosphate decarboxylase, whose product MNHPNFNEMAGRLMVALDYPGAEEAQKLVRALEGIPCYLKVGMQLFYAAGPDFIRQLKAKGYSVFLDVKMHDIPNTVRGGAESITRLGVDMFNVHAAGGSSMMRAAREGAEAALAANPSLDRPQIIAVTQLTSTSVETMNNEIGIPGGVEEAVVRYAGLAKEAGLDGVVASPLEVPAIRAACGSDFHTVTPGIRPAGSGLGDQTRVLTPGEAISRGSHYIVVGRPITGAQNPREAAETILKEMLNV is encoded by the coding sequence ATGAATCACCCGAATTTCAATGAAATGGCTGGACGTCTGATGGTTGCACTCGATTATCCGGGAGCAGAGGAGGCACAGAAACTGGTACGAGCGCTTGAGGGCATTCCTTGTTATCTCAAAGTGGGCATGCAGCTTTTCTATGCGGCAGGCCCGGACTTTATTCGGCAGCTGAAGGCGAAAGGATACTCCGTGTTTCTCGACGTGAAGATGCATGACATTCCAAACACGGTGCGCGGCGGAGCCGAAAGCATTACACGTCTTGGGGTGGACATGTTCAATGTGCACGCCGCGGGCGGATCCAGCATGATGCGTGCAGCACGTGAAGGCGCAGAAGCAGCACTTGCTGCCAACCCTTCGCTGGACAGACCCCAGATTATCGCTGTGACGCAGTTGACCAGCACGAGTGTTGAGACGATGAATAACGAGATCGGCATCCCTGGCGGTGTAGAGGAAGCTGTAGTTCGTTATGCCGGACTGGCCAAGGAGGCCGGGCTTGATGGCGTTGTGGCATCTCCACTGGAAGTGCCTGCGATCCGGGCAGCATGTGGTAGTGATTTTCACACGGTCACTCCAGGCATTCGTCCGGCAGGAAGTGGTCTTGGTGATCAGACACGTGTCCTGACACCCGGTGAAGCCATCAGCAGAGGCAGTCATTACATCGTTGTGGGCAGACCCATAACCGGTGCACAAAACCCGCGTGAAGCGGCAGAGACCATTTTGAAGGAGATGTTGAACGTATGA
- the pyrE gene encoding orotate phosphoribosyltransferase gives MIELSQIPNHIASQLLKIKAVALRPQQPFTWTSGIKSPIYCDNRLTMSYPEIRNDIAEAFAAIIRDQYPDAEVIAGTATAGIPHAAWVAQKLNLPMAYIRDKAKGHGKENLIEGLISEGQKVVVIEDLISTGGSSIKAAEAVRAAGATPLAVLAIFSYQLDKGVKAFEEAGIPLQTLSNYTALMDVALAQGTIQESDFALLQSWREDPSSFGK, from the coding sequence ATGATCGAACTCAGCCAAATTCCAAACCATATTGCTTCCCAGCTGCTAAAAATCAAAGCGGTGGCACTTCGTCCACAGCAGCCATTCACATGGACATCCGGCATCAAATCGCCAATCTATTGTGATAATCGGCTGACGATGTCTTATCCTGAGATCCGTAACGATATTGCCGAAGCGTTTGCCGCGATTATTCGTGACCAGTATCCAGATGCTGAAGTCATTGCAGGTACAGCAACCGCGGGTATTCCACACGCTGCATGGGTGGCTCAGAAGCTGAATCTGCCGATGGCTTATATCCGGGATAAAGCGAAAGGCCACGGCAAGGAGAATCTGATTGAAGGATTAATCAGCGAAGGACAAAAAGTAGTTGTGATTGAGGATTTGATTTCAACCGGAGGAAGTTCGATTAAAGCGGCAGAAGCTGTACGTGCAGCAGGGGCGACACCGCTCGCAGTTCTTGCCATTTTCAGCTATCAGCTGGATAAAGGCGTAAAAGCGTTCGAGGAAGCTGGAATCCCGCTGCAGACCCTGTCGAATTATACGGCGCTGATGGATGTTGCATTGGCTCAAGGTACCATTCAAGAGAGTGATTTTGCACTGCTGCAGTCGTGGCGTGAAGATCCTTCTTCATTTGGTAAATAA
- a CDS encoding ABC transporter ATP-binding protein, whose product MKKLFSRKRTAKSQSGDEREQEQPKLEKRAALEEPSYITEPEPLSAEALTPDEVSAMEESAAAAAIEETPQKTKDKPRKELLPPYDGPVLEVRNVHRSFQTGSRIIHVLKGIDMEVKPQQLVMLKGRSGSGKTTLLNMLGGLDQPSSGEILFSGQPLQDWGDQRRTALRRREIGFIFQAYALMPLLSAWENVELSLRMADVPRSEWKERVGHCLDLVGLTKRVKHRPFEMSGGSRRVAIAKAIAHRPRLLLADEPTAELDSKMGAQVMAVFRNIIEVEQVTICMTTHDPTILEVADHVYEMADGRFLK is encoded by the coding sequence ATGAAAAAGTTATTTTCAAGGAAAAGAACTGCCAAGAGCCAATCGGGTGATGAACGCGAACAGGAGCAACCTAAGCTGGAGAAAAGGGCTGCATTGGAAGAACCTTCGTACATAACGGAGCCCGAGCCTCTAAGCGCGGAAGCACTCACGCCAGATGAGGTATCTGCTATGGAGGAGTCTGCAGCGGCTGCAGCCATAGAGGAAACACCCCAGAAGACCAAAGATAAGCCGAGAAAGGAACTGCTGCCTCCGTATGATGGACCCGTGTTGGAAGTACGTAATGTTCATCGCAGCTTTCAGACAGGCAGTCGTATCATTCATGTGCTCAAAGGCATTGATATGGAAGTAAAGCCGCAGCAGCTTGTAATGCTGAAAGGACGGTCTGGATCAGGTAAAACAACACTGCTGAACATGCTGGGCGGACTTGACCAGCCTTCCAGCGGAGAGATTTTATTTTCCGGACAACCTCTTCAGGATTGGGGGGATCAGCGGCGAACCGCTTTGCGGCGCAGGGAGATTGGTTTTATTTTTCAGGCGTATGCACTTATGCCCTTATTGTCTGCATGGGAAAATGTAGAGCTTTCGCTCCGCATGGCGGATGTACCGCGATCGGAATGGAAAGAAAGAGTGGGTCATTGTCTGGATTTAGTTGGACTGACCAAACGGGTGAAGCACCGGCCTTTTGAAATGTCCGGGGGGAGCAGACGGGTGGCTATTGCCAAAGCCATTGCACACAGACCCCGTTTGCTGCTTGCGGATGAGCCAACGGCCGAGCTGGATTCCAAGATGGGCGCACAGGTTATGGCTGTGTTCCGCAATATCATTGAAGTAGAACAAGTAACGATATGTATGACTACACACGATCCTACAATTTTGGAGGTTGCGGACCATGTTTATGAAATGGCGGACGGCAGATTTCTCAAGTAA